A window of Excalfactoria chinensis isolate bCotChi1 chromosome Z, bCotChi1.hap2, whole genome shotgun sequence contains these coding sequences:
- the LOC140264570 gene encoding PHD finger protein 7-like has protein sequence MPNVFGGKEEAPNSGEPVCMLCRRAQVHPDICGQTFATGGLCVHQFCLFFADGLLEWRSREGGIFGFPPGAIQHTIQLADQKHCIVCGERGAAISCAETGCERSFHLPCAEDGECVTQYFGQYRSFCWEHRPQQAEEAAPSPNTLCVICVEPVGDSTSFHTMVCPVCKQAWFHRACIRKYAAHAATMCFVCPVCRARGRFRSRMTTLGIQIPVRRPSWWDDESFQPLRERHGRCDARRCTYPGGRESAPVDGLWELLLCSSCAAKGMHLCCSFWATMISSWECDSCAGVCTGKKQRATSELPSTSIREVPLPSPVPAPTARPRQQGTGSTRSRSPLQGRASGSQTHPRRRLGGSHTTAQGAQSSTHTSASPARQWSLRVALRPPRRRQSRQRRRAHTRSRSPVGRRASASSSRPRGGCGSRSRQRGPAPRAHSCSRVQQQRRHPHRQSQRQRGNNPVPSHL, from the exons ATGCCGAACGTGtttggagggaaggaggaggccCCCAACTCTggggagccag tgtgcaTGCTGTGCCGCCGGGCACAGGTCCACCCCGACATCTGTGGACAGACATTTGCCACTGGTGGGCTCTGCGTCCACCAGTTCTGCTTG TTCTTTGCCGATGGCCTCTTGGAATGGAGAAGCCGAGAGGGGGGGATTTTTGGCTTCCCCCCTGGCGCCATCCAGCACACAATCCAACTGGCAGACCAGAAG cactgcattgTCTGTGGCGAGAGGGGAGCTGCCATCAGCTGCGCGGAGACAGGCTGTGAGCGCAGCTTCCATCTACCCTGCGCCGAGGACGGGGAGTGCGTGACGCAATACTTCGGGCAGTACAG gtccttctgctgggagcatcgccctcagcaggcagaggaggcagctccatctccCAACACACTCTGCGTCATCTGTGTGGAGCCTGTGGGGGACAGCACGTCCTTccacaccatggtgtgcccggtgtgcaaacaggcctggttccaccgggcCTGCATCagg aaataTGCCGCGCACGCTGCCACCATGTGTTTTGTCTGCCCCGTCTGTAGAGCAAGAGGGCGATTCCGCTCCAGAATGACCACGCTGGGGATCCAAATCCCagtcag ACGACCATCTTGGTGGGACGACGAGTCATTCCAGCCACTGAGAGAAAGGCACGGGCGCTGTGATGCCCGCAGGTGCACCTATCCTGGAGGCAGGGAGAGTGCACCGGTGGACGG gctctgggagctgctcctctgtaGCTCCTGTGCAGCAAAAGGCATGcacctgtgctgctccttctggGCCACAATGATCAGCAGCTGGgagtgtgacagctgtgctggcGTGTGCACCGGTAAGAAGCAAAGAGCCAC CTCTGAGCTTCCCAGCACTTCCATCCGGGAGGTACCACTGCCTTCCC CAGTACCTGCGCCCACAGCGCGGCCCAGGCAGCAGGGGACCGGAAGCACAAGGAGCCGCTCCCCGTTGCAAGGCCGGGCCTCAGGCTCCCAGACTCATCCCCGAAGACGTCTTGGTGGGAGCCATACCACAGCCCaaggtgctcagagcagcacccacACCTCGGCCTCACCAGCACGACAGTGGTCCTTGAGGGTTGCCCTGCGGCCTCCACGCCGGAGACAATCCAGGCAGCGAAGGCGGGCCCACACTCGAAGCCGATCCCCAGTGGGGCGTCGGgcttcagcttccagcagccGGCCCCGAGGAGGCTGTGGCAGCCGGTCCAGGCAGCGGGGACCAGCCC CCCGGGCACACAGCTGCTCCCGGGTCCAACAACAGAGAAGACATCCCCACAGACAGTCCCAAAGACAGCGTGGCAACAACCCTGTCCCATCCCatttataa
- the LOC140264571 gene encoding PHD finger protein 7-like has product MPNVFGGKEEAPNSGEPVCMLCRRAQVHPDICGQTFATGGLCVHQFCLFFADGLLEWRSREGGIFGFPPGAIQHTIQLADQKHCFVCGERGAAISCAETGCERSFHLPCAEDGECVTQYFGQYRSFCWEHRPQQAEEAAPSPNTLCVICVEPVGDSTSFHTMVCPVCKQAWFHRACIRKYAAHAATMCFVCPVCRARGRFRSRMTTLGIQIPVRRPSWWDDESFQPLRERHGRCDARRCTYPGGRESAPVDGLWELLLCSSCAAKGMHLCCSFWATMISSWECDSCAGVCTGKKQRATSELPSTSIREVPLPSPVPAPTARPRQQGTGSTRSRSPLQGRASGSQTHPRRRLGGSHTTAQGAQSSTHTSASPARRWSLRVALRPPRRRQSRQRRRAHTRSRSPVGRRASASSSRPRGGCGSRSRQRGPAPRAQSRSRANHRRRRPHSQTQGWHRSSRVPSPPDGCCPKRQRKQTLKTVHVSSFLW; this is encoded by the exons ATGCCGAACGTGtttggagggaaggaggaggccCCCAACTCTggggagccag tgtgcaTGCTGTGCCGCCGGGCACAGGTCCACCCCGACATCTGTGGACAGACATTTGCCACTGGTGGGCTCTGCGTCCACCAGTTCTGCTTG TTCTTTGCCGATGGCCTCTTGGAATGGAGAAGCCGAGAGGGGGGGATTTTTGGCTTCCCCCCTGGCGCCATCCAGCACACAATCCAACTGGCAGACCAGAAG cactgctttgtctgtGGCGAGAGGGGAGCTGCCATCAGCTGCGCGGAGACAGGCTGTGAGCGCAGCTTCCATCTACCCTGCGCCGAGGACGGGGAGTGCGTGACGCAATACTTCGGGCAGTACAG gtccttctgctgggagcatcgccctcagcaggcagaggaggcagctccatctccCAACACACTCTGCGTCATCTGTGTGGAGCCTGTGGGGGACAGCACGTCCTTccacaccatggtgtgcccggtgtgcaaacaggcctggttccaccgggcCTGCATCagg aaataTGCCGCGCACGCTGCCACCATGTGTTTTGTCTGCCCCGTCTGTAGAGCAAGAGGGCGATTCCGCTCCAGAATGACCACGCTGGGGATCCAAATCCCagtcag ACGACCATCTTGGTGGGACGACGAGTCATTCCAGCCACTGAGAGAAAGGCACGGGCGCTGTGATGCCCGCAGGTGCACCTATCCTGGAGGCAGGGAGAGTGCACCGGTGGACGG gctctgggagctgctcctctgtaGCTCCTGTGCAGCAAAAGGCATGcacctgtgctgctccttctggGCCACAATGATCAGCAGCTGGgagtgtgacagctgtgctggcGTGTGCACCGGTAAGAAGCAAAGAGCCAC CTCTGAGCTTCCCAGCACTTCCATCCGGGAGGTACCACTGCCTTCCC CAGTACCTGCGCCCACAGCGCGGCCCAGGCAGCAGGGGACCGGAAGCACAAGGAGCCGCTCCCCGTTGCAAGGCCGGGCCTCAGGCTCCCAGACTCATCCCCGAAGACGTCTTGGTGGGAGCCATACCACAGCCCaaggtgctcagagcagcacccacACCTCGGCCTCACCAGCACGACGGTGGTCCTTGAGGGTTGCCCTGCGGCCTCCACGCCGGAGACAATCCAGGCAGCGAAGGCGGGCCCACACTCGAAGCCGATCCCCAGTGGGGCGTCGGgcttcagcttccagcagccGGCCCCGAGGAGGCTGTGGCAGCCGGTCCAGGCAGCGGGGACCAGCCC cccgggcacaaagccgctCCCGGGCAAACCACCGGAGAAGACGTCCCCACAGCCAGACCCAAGGATGGCACCGAAGCAGCCGTGTCCCATCCCCACCTGATGGCTGCTGTCCCAAGcggcaaagaaaacaaaccttgaaGACAGTCCACGTGTCTTCATTCCTCT GGTAA